One window from the genome of Desulfuromonas sp. encodes:
- a CDS encoding EamA family transporter gives MSALAFTLIVFSAFMHALWNLLVKRSVHKTVFVWWMFLMSGGMLNIYILLRPEAVPLPGMKVLLFAFGGSVCFVLYHLFNGRAYRTGDLSISYPLSQTAMLYVPIWGAWVLSESLTPVGIAGILLVLCGAYVVQLPSLSSADILRPFRNLCNHSVQFALAAGFVYSIGAILDKLGVMAYSPLYFTHLMVCFMFLIMTVNLLRPGYRGKVREEWRQSRRLILLSGPVMMCSFLAFRYGLQLAPVSYAVPVRQVSLLIAVIIGVFFLNETCGRIRFTASILILAGVSLIRLG, from the coding sequence ATGTCCGCGCTCGCCTTCACGCTTATCGTTTTCTCAGCATTCATGCACGCCCTATGGAATCTGTTGGTCAAGCGGAGCGTCCACAAAACCGTTTTCGTCTGGTGGATGTTCCTGATGTCCGGCGGCATGTTGAATATTTATATTCTGCTCCGGCCGGAAGCGGTCCCGCTACCCGGAATGAAGGTTTTGTTGTTTGCTTTCGGCGGTTCCGTCTGTTTTGTATTGTACCATCTTTTCAACGGTCGGGCCTATCGGACCGGAGATCTGTCGATCTCCTACCCGCTGTCGCAGACAGCGATGCTCTATGTTCCGATCTGGGGCGCCTGGGTCTTAAGTGAAAGCCTGACCCCGGTCGGGATTGCCGGGATCCTCCTGGTCCTGTGCGGAGCCTATGTCGTACAGCTCCCCTCGCTCAGCTCGGCCGACATCCTCAGACCGTTTCGCAACCTCTGCAATCACTCGGTCCAGTTTGCCCTGGCCGCCGGCTTTGTCTATTCAATCGGCGCCATTCTCGACAAGCTGGGGGTGATGGCTTATTCACCGCTTTATTTTACCCACTTGATGGTCTGCTTCATGTTCCTGATCATGACCGTCAACCTGCTGCGGCCGGGCTACCGCGGCAAGGTCAGGGAGGAGTGGCGGCAGAGTCGTCGCCTGATCCTGCTCTCCGGGCCGGTCATGATGTGCTCCTTCCTCGCCTTTCGCTACGGCCTGCAGCTGGCACCGGTCAGTTATGCGGTTCCGGTTCGCCAGGTCAGCCTGCTGATTGCGGTTATCATCGGTGTCTTTTTTCTCAACGAGACCTGCGGCCGCATCCGCTTTACCGCATCGATATTGATCCTGGCCGGTGTTTCGTTGATTCGCCTCGGGTGA
- a CDS encoding aminofutalosine synthase MqnE, producing MRVDFKQLKEQLEAGQRISAADAVALFESNDLLAIGELAAMANRRQNGETVYFNVNRHINYTNLCVNRCTFCAFSKGVEDEGCYTLALNDILEKAAEANAAGATEIHMVGGLHPDLPFDFYIEMLASLKADNPALHIKAFTAVEIDYFARITGQSVDQVLLELKAAGLESMPGGGAEILGKRVRDIICPEKISGERWLEIIEKVHRAGLKSNATMLFGHVEKYEDRVDHLAKLRDLQDKTGGFQAFIPLAFQPDNTRVPGAKGVSGVDALKTLAISRIYLDNFQHIKAYWVMLGLKTAQVALAFGVNDLDGTVIEEKIGHDAGAESPQALSKDQLLDLIRIAGKKPVERNTLYEELRSYAV from the coding sequence GTGAGAGTTGATTTCAAACAGTTGAAAGAACAGCTCGAAGCGGGACAGCGGATCAGTGCTGCTGATGCAGTGGCCCTGTTCGAGAGCAATGACCTGCTGGCTATCGGCGAGCTTGCGGCGATGGCAAATCGGCGCCAGAATGGCGAGACGGTTTATTTCAATGTCAATCGCCACATCAATTACACCAATTTATGCGTCAATCGTTGTACCTTCTGCGCGTTCAGCAAGGGGGTTGAGGATGAAGGATGCTACACGCTGGCCCTGAACGATATCCTCGAAAAAGCGGCTGAAGCGAATGCCGCCGGTGCGACCGAGATCCACATGGTCGGCGGGTTGCACCCAGACCTGCCTTTCGATTTTTACATCGAGATGCTGGCCAGCCTCAAGGCCGACAACCCGGCCCTTCATATCAAGGCGTTTACGGCGGTAGAAATTGATTACTTTGCCCGGATAACCGGTCAGTCTGTTGACCAGGTGCTGCTCGAATTGAAAGCGGCCGGACTCGAATCGATGCCTGGCGGCGGCGCCGAAATCCTCGGGAAAAGGGTTCGCGATATCATCTGTCCGGAAAAGATCAGCGGCGAGCGCTGGCTCGAGATTATCGAAAAGGTCCATCGGGCCGGTTTGAAAAGTAACGCGACCATGCTGTTCGGCCATGTCGAGAAGTATGAAGACCGGGTTGACCATCTCGCAAAGCTGCGAGATCTTCAAGATAAAACCGGCGGTTTTCAGGCCTTTATCCCCCTCGCATTTCAACCCGACAATACCCGGGTTCCGGGGGCAAAAGGGGTCAGCGGCGTTGATGCCCTCAAAACCCTTGCGATCAGCCGGATTTACCTTGATAATTTTCAGCATATCAAGGCCTACTGGGTCATGCTCGGCCTGAAGACGGCACAGGTTGCACTCGCATTCGGAGTCAACGATCTTGATGGTACGGTCATCGAGGAGAAAATCGGCCACGATGCCGGCGCCGAATCGCCACAGGCCCTGAGCAAGGATCAACTTCTTGATCTGATCAGAATTGCCGGGAAAAAACCGGTTGAACGCAACACCCTTTACGAGGAATTGCGGAGCTACGCGGTATGA
- the mutY gene encoding A/G-specific adenine glycosylase, with translation MNLPFKTEDVSERLLAWYTRHGRDLPWRQTRDPYRIWLSEVMLQQTTVAAVIPYYEKFLARFPDVVSLAAAELEAVLELWSGLGYYSRARNLHRAAQMVAGEYNGRFPNDVEGLMGLPGIGRSTAGAICSIAYDRPAPILDGNVRRVLARLMALREPARDRQAEKKLWRWAEALTPLDRPHDYAQAIMDLGATLCTPRQPECCRCPLAEICQARSQGLENELPKTGKKEKVGERLQVVLIVEKEGQLLLNRRPPSGLLGGMWEFPCADLEPGEEPAQRARALARNYSIETELHCIGRIRHVYSHFRLEAIVFRTGIAEQTGIAETGTFWHDAEKLAESPLHGAHQKALNLTMKERKP, from the coding sequence ATGAATCTGCCCTTCAAAACAGAAGATGTTTCGGAACGACTGCTTGCCTGGTATACCCGGCATGGCCGTGACCTGCCGTGGCGGCAGACCCGTGACCCGTACCGGATCTGGCTCTCCGAAGTCATGCTACAGCAGACCACGGTGGCGGCGGTTATTCCATATTATGAAAAATTCCTCGCCCGGTTTCCCGATGTCGTTTCGCTGGCAGCTGCTGAACTTGAAGCAGTCCTTGAGCTCTGGTCCGGGCTCGGATATTATTCACGCGCCCGCAACCTGCACCGGGCGGCGCAAATGGTCGCCGGGGAATACAACGGGCGCTTTCCGAATGATGTCGAAGGCTTGATGGGCCTGCCCGGAATCGGTCGTTCGACAGCCGGGGCTATCTGTTCAATTGCCTACGACCGACCGGCGCCGATCCTCGACGGCAATGTTCGCCGGGTCCTGGCACGGCTGATGGCTCTGCGTGAGCCCGCGCGGGATCGGCAAGCCGAGAAAAAACTCTGGCGCTGGGCCGAAGCCTTGACACCGTTGGACCGACCGCATGATTATGCTCAGGCGATCATGGATCTTGGCGCGACCCTCTGTACGCCCCGACAGCCGGAATGTTGCCGCTGTCCCCTGGCCGAAATTTGCCAGGCGCGAAGTCAGGGGCTCGAAAACGAGCTGCCGAAGACCGGAAAAAAAGAGAAAGTCGGAGAGCGGCTGCAAGTTGTCCTGATCGTTGAGAAAGAGGGCCAGCTGTTGCTCAACCGGCGGCCGCCGAGCGGTCTGCTCGGCGGCATGTGGGAGTTTCCCTGTGCCGACCTTGAACCGGGAGAAGAACCGGCGCAGCGGGCCCGGGCACTCGCCCGGAATTATTCCATAGAGACTGAACTGCACTGTATCGGCCGGATCAGGCATGTCTACAGCCATTTCCGCCTTGAGGCGATCGTCTTCCGGACCGGAATTGCCGAACAGACCGGAATTGCCGAAACCGGTACATTCTGGCATGATGCGGAGAAATTGGCCGAAAGCCCGTTGCACGGAGCGCATCAGAAAGCCCTGAACCTGACAATGAAGGAACGGAAACCATGA
- a CDS encoding DUF2007 domain-containing protein — protein sequence MKKLYTFDLTERALAGMFHELLLQEGIECLLRNEQLFSGLGEIPFVECYPELWVVDAEMFPRAQSLLRQYMADAPEKLPEWHCPGCGEQIEGHFNACWNCGCSPSDD from the coding sequence ATGAAAAAGCTTTACACATTTGATCTCACCGAACGGGCCCTTGCCGGGATGTTTCACGAGCTGTTATTGCAAGAGGGGATTGAATGCCTGCTCCGCAATGAACAGCTTTTCTCCGGCCTCGGCGAAATTCCTTTTGTCGAATGTTATCCCGAGCTCTGGGTTGTCGATGCCGAAATGTTCCCGCGGGCGCAATCCCTGTTGCGTCAGTATATGGCCGATGCACCCGAAAAGTTGCCGGAATGGCATTGTCCCGGGTGCGGTGAACAGATCGAGGGCCATTTTAATGCCTGCTGGAACTGCGGTTGCAGTCCGTCAGACGATTAA
- a CDS encoding capsular biosynthesis protein, with protein MIRSIRKKTVLFLAIVLIGPLQSAPAEPISVVAVGDLLLGGSAAPVVKRSGFAYPFRTTERYIKQADIALANLEAPLTARGEKHPDKTWTFRVPTAAVAAIKAAGFDLMTLANNHIGDYGEPGILDTLDALEKAGLGISGAGRNIVAARAPHVVEIDQVRIAFLSYSNTFPKSFYAKKDKPGTAPGYFDDVAADIRKARKLYDHVIVSFHWGGERMNEPKDYQMELGRLAIDNGADVVIGHHPHVLQGAERYKGGVIYYSLGNFAFGSYSQSSVTAGMARVWFDNGKLVKAEILPLNVFNIDVHFQPKPLLNGPAYAFARDFNGYSEAFNTRLQRQPGPFWGIVKEQNSEDSVQEAEELLARGLEASDNQPPRKGEKPF; from the coding sequence TTGATCCGATCGATCCGAAAAAAAACGGTTCTTTTTCTCGCTATCGTCCTGATCGGCCCGCTGCAGTCAGCTCCGGCCGAACCGATCAGCGTCGTTGCCGTCGGCGATCTGCTGCTCGGCGGCAGCGCCGCTCCTGTCGTCAAGCGCAGCGGTTTCGCTTACCCGTTCAGAACAACCGAGCGCTACATCAAGCAGGCCGATATTGCCCTGGCCAATCTTGAGGCGCCATTGACGGCCCGGGGCGAAAAACATCCGGACAAAACCTGGACCTTCAGAGTTCCGACGGCAGCCGTGGCGGCGATCAAGGCGGCCGGGTTTGACCTGATGACCCTGGCCAACAACCACATCGGTGACTATGGTGAACCGGGAATCCTCGACACCCTCGACGCGCTCGAAAAGGCAGGCCTCGGCATCTCCGGAGCCGGTCGCAATATCGTGGCGGCCCGGGCTCCGCATGTTGTCGAAATCGACCAGGTCAGAATCGCCTTCCTTTCGTATTCGAACACCTTTCCGAAATCGTTCTACGCCAAAAAAGATAAACCGGGAACGGCGCCGGGCTATTTCGACGATGTCGCCGCCGACATCCGCAAGGCGCGTAAGCTTTATGATCACGTAATTGTCTCGTTTCACTGGGGTGGCGAGCGGATGAACGAGCCGAAAGACTACCAGATGGAGCTCGGCCGTCTGGCAATTGATAACGGCGCCGATGTCGTGATTGGCCACCACCCGCATGTTCTGCAGGGAGCCGAACGCTACAAGGGAGGCGTCATCTACTACAGCCTCGGCAACTTCGCCTTCGGCTCCTACAGCCAGAGCTCGGTCACCGCCGGTATGGCCCGGGTCTGGTTCGACAATGGCAAACTGGTCAAAGCCGAAATCCTGCCGCTCAACGTCTTCAACATCGATGTCCATTTCCAGCCAAAGCCGCTGCTGAACGGACCGGCCTATGCATTCGCCCGGGACTTCAACGGTTACTCGGAGGCGTTTAATACCAGGCTGCAGCGACAGCCGGGTCCGTTCTGGGGGATTGTAAAAGAGCAGAATTCCGAAGACAGTGTACAGGAGGCAGAAGAACTTCTTGCCCGGGGACTGGAAGCTTCGGATAATCAGCCCCCCCGGAAAGGCGAAAAACCTTTTTAA
- a CDS encoding phosphohydrolase encodes MKNLANFLFEVGMLKRTPRTGFQFLGSGAESVAEHSFRTAMIGYTLARLDDEADVGRVVQICLFHDVPEARMGDLNYMNKKYVKADEAKAVEDLARTLPFGDDYRELLEEYTVGESREAEIAHDADQLEMILALKEYRDLGNRNADEWYPFAVRRLRTDAAKNLAETIWETDSSKWWFDDDEEWWVKGK; translated from the coding sequence ATGAAGAATCTGGCCAATTTCCTGTTTGAAGTCGGCATGCTCAAACGCACCCCGAGGACCGGCTTCCAGTTTCTCGGCTCCGGCGCCGAATCGGTTGCCGAACATAGTTTCCGGACGGCGATGATCGGCTACACGCTGGCCCGCCTTGATGATGAGGCCGACGTCGGCCGGGTCGTTCAGATCTGCCTGTTTCATGATGTTCCCGAAGCCCGGATGGGCGATCTCAACTACATGAACAAAAAGTACGTCAAGGCTGATGAAGCGAAGGCGGTCGAAGATCTCGCCAGAACCCTGCCGTTCGGTGACGACTATCGTGAACTGCTCGAAGAGTATACCGTTGGCGAGTCGCGCGAAGCGGAGATTGCTCATGATGCCGATCAGCTTGAGATGATCCTGGCGCTCAAGGAATATCGTGACCTCGGCAACCGCAATGCCGACGAATGGTACCCGTTTGCCGTCCGGCGACTCAGGACCGACGCTGCGAAAAATCTGGCGGAAACGATCTGGGAAACCGATTCTTCGAAGTGGTGGTTTGATGATGACGAAGAATGGTGGGTTAAAGGTAAATAG
- the mqnC gene encoding dehypoxanthine futalosine cyclase — translation MNIAATENSPITAEEALHLLLTEDLLVVGKTADAVRRKKHPANQVSFVVDRNVNYTNICESKCRFCAFYRNAGDADAYVLDHRTIYAKIEELVARSGTQLLMQGGLHPELKIDWFEELFRQIKQRFPTVQIHSLSPAEIIHIAEISGLTMPECLARLHQAGLDSLPGGGAEILVDDVRQEVSPNKIGWQEWAAVMIEAHRLRMPTTATMMFGSKERPEDIIEHLFRIREIQQRTGGFTAFIPWTFQPYNTELGGETASGVEYLKVLALSRIILDNIDNIQASWVTQGDKMAQIALFFGANDLGGTMLEENVVAAAGVSFRLSQSQIIDLARSAGFVPVRRTTTYDTLEIYD, via the coding sequence ATGAATATTGCGGCCACTGAAAATTCTCCAATCACGGCTGAAGAAGCACTGCATCTGCTGTTGACGGAAGACTTGCTGGTCGTTGGCAAGACCGCAGATGCCGTGCGCCGCAAGAAACATCCTGCTAACCAGGTCAGTTTTGTCGTTGACCGGAATGTCAACTACACTAATATTTGCGAATCAAAATGCCGTTTTTGCGCTTTCTACCGCAATGCCGGAGATGCCGACGCCTACGTTCTTGACCATCGGACGATCTATGCAAAAATCGAGGAGCTGGTTGCCCGTAGCGGGACGCAACTGTTGATGCAGGGTGGTCTTCACCCTGAACTTAAGATCGACTGGTTTGAGGAGTTGTTCCGTCAGATCAAGCAGCGTTTCCCGACGGTTCAGATTCACTCACTTTCGCCGGCCGAGATCATCCATATTGCCGAAATATCGGGTCTGACTATGCCGGAGTGCCTGGCGCGGCTGCATCAGGCCGGTCTCGATTCGTTGCCCGGTGGCGGAGCTGAAATCCTCGTCGATGATGTACGGCAGGAGGTTTCGCCGAACAAGATCGGCTGGCAGGAATGGGCCGCAGTGATGATTGAAGCGCATCGACTAAGAATGCCGACAACAGCGACAATGATGTTCGGCTCGAAGGAGCGGCCCGAAGACATTATCGAACACCTGTTCCGGATCCGCGAGATTCAGCAGAGAACAGGCGGCTTTACCGCATTTATCCCCTGGACCTTCCAGCCTTACAACACCGAACTTGGTGGTGAAACAGCGAGTGGTGTCGAGTACCTCAAGGTCCTTGCACTCTCCCGGATCATTCTCGATAATATCGACAACATCCAGGCAAGCTGGGTCACCCAGGGAGACAAGATGGCGCAGATCGCACTCTTTTTCGGGGCCAATGATCTCGGCGGGACGATGCTCGAGGAGAACGTTGTTGCCGCCGCCGGGGTTTCATTCCGGTTGTCGCAGTCGCAGATCATCGATCTTGCCCGCAGCGCCGGATTTGTACCGGTTCGGCGAACGACGACATACGATACCCTTGAAATTTATGATTGA
- the aspA gene encoding aspartate ammonia-lyase (catalyzes the formation of fumarate from aspartate) — MAKRVEQDSMGEMEVPEDALYGAQTARALINFPISGIPFPRPFLRAIGLVKEHAAFVNKELGLLDSKLALAIMDAAGEVVEGRLDEHFPVDIFQTGSGTSSNMNANEVIANRAAQLLDEEIGSKSVHPNDHVNYGQSSNDVIPTAIHLAAATEINDSLIPALQQMQQLLLDKATAFDDIIKIGRTHLQDATPIRLGQVFGGYSQQLELVISELKKSLEGLCELPLGGTAVGTGINTHPNFAGRVIERMANVSGLPLREASDHFAAQAGKEQVVAASGALKTTAVALFKIANDIRHLGSGPRCGLGELKLPAVQPGSSIMPGKVNPVMAESLMQVCSQVIGNDATISLGGLSGNFELNVMMPVMAHNMLQSIALLSRGIEQFGEQCLKGLEADRERCESLVEESLAMCTALAPVIGYDQAADIAKQAFASGKTVRAVAIEKKVLPEDELDRVLDPQPMTEPGIPGKTR; from the coding sequence ATGGCGAAACGGGTTGAACAAGATTCCATGGGAGAAATGGAAGTACCGGAAGATGCGCTTTATGGAGCCCAGACGGCGCGAGCCCTGATCAATTTTCCGATTTCAGGCATTCCCTTCCCCCGACCTTTTTTGCGCGCCATCGGCCTGGTCAAGGAACACGCTGCCTTTGTCAACAAGGAGCTCGGCCTGCTTGACAGTAAACTCGCCCTGGCGATTATGGATGCGGCCGGCGAAGTTGTCGAGGGCCGCCTCGATGAACATTTCCCGGTCGATATCTTCCAGACCGGCTCCGGCACCAGCAGCAACATGAACGCCAACGAGGTTATCGCCAACCGGGCGGCCCAGCTGCTCGACGAAGAGATCGGCAGCAAGTCGGTACATCCGAACGATCATGTCAATTACGGGCAGTCGAGCAACGATGTCATTCCAACAGCAATCCACCTCGCCGCGGCGACCGAGATCAATGACTCCCTGATTCCGGCTCTGCAGCAGATGCAGCAGCTTCTGCTCGACAAGGCGACCGCCTTCGACGATATCATCAAGATCGGCCGCACTCACCTGCAGGACGCAACGCCGATCCGGCTCGGCCAGGTTTTCGGCGGCTATTCACAACAACTTGAGCTGGTGATTTCCGAACTGAAAAAAAGTCTTGAAGGTTTGTGTGAGCTGCCGCTCGGGGGAACCGCAGTCGGAACCGGCATTAACACCCATCCGAATTTTGCCGGCCGGGTGATTGAACGGATGGCCAACGTTTCCGGACTGCCGTTACGCGAAGCAAGTGACCACTTTGCCGCCCAGGCCGGCAAGGAGCAGGTTGTTGCTGCCAGCGGCGCCTTGAAAACAACCGCGGTCGCTCTCTTTAAAATCGCCAATGACATCAGGCATCTCGGAAGCGGTCCACGGTGCGGCCTTGGCGAGTTGAAGCTGCCGGCGGTGCAGCCGGGAAGCTCGATCATGCCGGGCAAGGTCAATCCGGTTATGGCCGAAAGCCTGATGCAGGTCTGCAGCCAGGTCATCGGCAATGATGCGACAATTTCGCTGGGCGGTCTTTCCGGAAACTTTGAACTGAACGTGATGATGCCGGTCATGGCGCACAACATGCTGCAGTCGATCGCCCTGCTCTCCAGGGGGATCGAACAGTTCGGCGAACAGTGCCTCAAGGGTCTTGAGGCTGATCGCGAGCGCTGCGAATCGCTGGTCGAAGAGAGCCTGGCAATGTGCACCGCCCTGGCCCCGGTTATCGGCTACGATCAGGCCGCCGATATTGCCAAGCAGGCTTTTGCCAGCGGCAAGACCGTCCGTGCGGTCGCTATCGAAAAGAAAGTTTTGCCGGAGGATGAACTTGATCGGGTTCTCGATCCCCAGCCGATGACCGAACCGGGGATTCCGGGGAAAACCCGTTAA
- the hisC gene encoding histidinol-phosphate transaminase, giving the protein MPQMRKNIANMTGYVPGFQPPDDEDWIKLNTNENPYPPSPRVVEAITAELDAGESLRRYPDPPSRSGRQAASDLYGFDPSWVIMANGSDELLNNLIRAYVSEDEELAFIQPSYSYYATLAKIQGASIRTFALDENWQIADFPRRYDGKLFFLTSPNAPLGITFSNEYIADIADRCDGILVVDEAYADFADENALDLVRQHDNIIVTRTFSKSYALAGMRLGLAIARPEVIAALDKIRDHYNLDRLAQVAAVAALKDQDYFQQTITKIRQTRTWFVAELESLQYTVLPSQANYVFAIPPDRDGKRIYEALFEKKILVRFFPDVLLAHGLRISIGTPEEMAATVEALKEIE; this is encoded by the coding sequence ATGCCGCAAATGCGAAAAAATATTGCCAATATGACCGGGTACGTCCCCGGGTTTCAACCGCCTGACGACGAAGACTGGATCAAACTCAACACCAATGAAAATCCTTATCCACCGTCACCCCGTGTCGTCGAGGCCATTACAGCCGAACTCGATGCCGGTGAATCGTTGCGCCGCTATCCGGATCCCCCGAGCAGGAGCGGACGTCAGGCAGCGTCCGATCTTTATGGATTCGATCCCTCCTGGGTGATCATGGCTAACGGCTCGGATGAGCTGCTCAACAACCTGATCCGGGCTTACGTGAGTGAAGATGAGGAATTGGCATTTATTCAGCCCTCCTACTCCTACTATGCGACCCTCGCCAAAATCCAGGGAGCTTCGATCCGAACCTTCGCCCTTGATGAAAATTGGCAGATTGCTGATTTCCCACGGCGTTATGATGGCAAACTTTTTTTTCTGACCTCGCCGAATGCGCCGCTCGGGATCACTTTCAGCAATGAATATATTGCTGATATTGCCGACCGCTGTGACGGCATATTGGTCGTTGATGAAGCTTATGCCGACTTCGCTGATGAAAATGCCCTTGATCTGGTCAGGCAGCATGACAATATCATCGTGACCCGTACTTTCTCGAAAAGCTATGCCCTGGCCGGAATGCGGCTCGGCCTCGCCATCGCCCGCCCGGAAGTGATTGCCGCGCTCGACAAGATCCGCGATCATTACAACCTGGATCGACTCGCTCAGGTCGCGGCGGTCGCGGCATTGAAAGACCAGGATTATTTTCAGCAGACGATTACAAAAATCAGGCAGACGCGCACGTGGTTTGTGGCCGAACTCGAGAGCCTGCAATACACTGTCCTGCCATCTCAGGCCAATTATGTGTTTGCCATCCCGCCTGATCGCGACGGCAAGCGGATTTATGAGGCCCTGTTCGAAAAAAAGATCCTCGTTCGATTCTTCCCGGATGTCTTGCTGGCCCACGGTTTAAGAATCAGCATCGGAACTCCGGAGGAGATGGCGGCGACGGTCGAAGCACTGAAGGAAATTGAGTGA
- a CDS encoding ribonuclease D has translation MTDIEILTTEDEVEKLAHSLRHESSVAVDLEMDAMHNYREKICLAQISTTQHTVLADPLVGGNLAPLAGVFAETGIRKIFHAVDYDLRSLKRDYGFAVHNLFDTMIAAQFCGEEKIGLADLLGKYFGVKLDKKYQRADWSHRPLKKEMIAYAAEDTRHLHRLVAILEEKLRELGRLDWLHEECKLLEEICFDENSGPLFLRFKGAGKLERRQLAQLEELLQWRDKEAERRNCPHFKVVGNKSLLALILTRPEGVDALSSLEGMSSRQVERYGQQLLNCLDKANQIDEEDLPLFPRAPRIKRDPQVDQLLAKLKVWRTKKAADLAIDPGVLVNNSLLEAVARQRPKRPEDLHQVRGLRSWQIGEIGEDIVAIVR, from the coding sequence ATGACTGATATTGAAATTCTGACGACCGAAGATGAGGTTGAAAAACTGGCGCATTCCCTGCGTCATGAATCCTCGGTTGCAGTCGACCTTGAAATGGATGCGATGCATAATTATCGTGAAAAAATATGCCTGGCCCAGATTTCAACAACGCAACATACGGTTCTGGCCGACCCGCTTGTCGGCGGCAACCTTGCGCCGCTGGCAGGAGTTTTTGCCGAGACCGGTATCCGCAAAATCTTTCACGCCGTCGATTATGACCTGCGCAGCCTCAAACGGGATTACGGATTTGCCGTGCACAACCTGTTCGATACCATGATTGCCGCCCAGTTCTGTGGCGAAGAGAAAATAGGGCTGGCCGACCTTCTGGGAAAATACTTCGGTGTTAAGCTCGACAAGAAGTACCAGCGTGCCGACTGGTCGCATCGCCCGCTGAAAAAGGAAATGATTGCTTACGCGGCCGAGGATACGCGTCATCTGCATCGACTGGTCGCTATCCTCGAGGAGAAGCTCCGGGAGCTCGGTCGTCTCGACTGGCTGCACGAGGAGTGCAAACTTCTCGAAGAGATTTGCTTTGATGAAAACAGCGGGCCTCTGTTCCTACGGTTCAAAGGGGCGGGAAAGCTTGAAAGACGCCAGCTGGCGCAACTCGAAGAGTTGCTGCAATGGCGTGATAAAGAGGCTGAACGCCGCAACTGTCCTCACTTCAAGGTCGTCGGCAACAAGTCTCTGTTGGCGCTCATTCTGACCCGGCCTGAGGGTGTTGATGCACTCTCCTCGCTCGAAGGGATGTCCTCCCGACAGGTTGAGCGATACGGCCAGCAGCTGCTCAACTGTCTCGATAAGGCCAATCAGATTGACGAAGAAGATCTCCCTCTATTCCCGCGGGCGCCGCGGATTAAAAGAGATCCGCAGGTCGATCAGCTGCTGGCCAAACTGAAGGTTTGGCGGACAAAAAAGGCGGCCGATCTTGCCATTGACCCCGGGGTTCTGGTCAACAACAGTCTGCTTGAGGCGGTTGCCCGGCAACGACCGAAGCGACCGGAAGACCTTCATCAGGTTCGCGGACTGAGGTCATGGCAGATCGGTGAGATCGGCGAAGATATTGTTGCGATTGTACGATAA